Proteins encoded by one window of Conger conger chromosome 1, fConCon1.1, whole genome shotgun sequence:
- the irx1a gene encoding iroquois-class homeodomain protein IRX-1a isoform X2 — protein MSFPQLGYPQYLNSTQAVYGGDRPGVLTASARGASSEIAANPSATAAAVTSVLGMYANPYAAHNYSAFLPYTSADLALFSQMGSQYDLKDSPGVHPASFAAHTSPAFYPYGQFQYGDPARPKNATRESTSTLKAWLNEHRKNPYPTKGEKIMLAIITKMTLTQVSTWFANARRRLKKENKVTWGARSKEDEDGNIFGSDNEGDAEKNEDEEEIDLESIDIDKIDDNDGDQSNEDDEEKSESRDRGELDDMEKGRTLAIQAHDTFDKSKNIISIGKEPSDSNNNTRVLSPSGHGSFQLPVNNKPKIWSLAETATSPDSSQKPTSPSAPVSHTSPQIQHPAFLPSHGLYTCQIGKFHNWTNGAFLGQNSLLNSENTCKGPNLRHSHYSHHFDPFMTVPGISKQRSEFLQLCLQPDQDILSGEKGTERINKKDTLKNNFPHSIQSITEQLT, from the exons ATGTCATTTCCCCAGTTGGGCTACCCTCAGTATTTAAACTCCACCCAGGCGGTGTACGGAGGAGATCGGCCGGGGGTACTGACTGCCTCTGCCCGGGGAGCAAGCTCTGAAATCGCTGCAAATCCGTCCGCCACAGCTGCCGCGGTCACATCGGTGTTGGGCATGTATGCAAACCCATACGCGGCGCACAACTACAGCGCCTTTCTACCTTACACCAGCGCGGACTTGGCTCTGTTCTCTCAGATG GGTTCCCAATATGACCTTAAAGACAGCCCAGGTGTTCATCCAGCTAGTTTTGCTGCCCATACGTCTCCTGCTTTCTACCCGTACGGGCAGTTCCAATACGGAGACCCTGCCAGACCTAAAAATGCCACAAGGGAGAGCACCAGTACGCTGAAGGCCTGGCTTAACGAACATAGGAAGAACCCATATCCCACAAAAGGAGAGAAGATAATGTTGGCCATCATAACAAAGATGACACTCACACAGGTCTCTACTTGGTTCGCAAATGCCAGGAGGAGACTCAAGAAGGAGAACAAAGTGACGTGGGGTGCTAGGAGTAAGGAAGACGAAGATGGCAATATATTTGGAAGTGATAATGAGGGTGATGCAGAGAAAAATGAAGACGAAGAAGAAATTGACTTGGAGAGCATAGACATTGACAAGATTGATGACAACGATGGAGACCAAAGCAACGAGGATGACGAGGAGAAATCAGAGAGCAGGGATCGGGGAGAGTTGGACGATATGGAAAAAGGACGCACGCTGGCTATTCAAGCACACGACACTTTtgacaaatcaaaaaacattatttctatTGGTAAAGAGCCATCAGatagcaacaacaacacaagAGTACTTTCTCCTAGTGGACACGGTAGTTTTCAACTGCCAGTAAACAATAAACCCAAAATATGGTCCTTAGCAGAGACTGCAACAAGTCCAGATAGTTCTCAAAAACCTACGTCGCCCTCTGCTCCTGTTAGTCACACTTCGCCCCAGATCCAGCACCCGGCCTTTCTTCCAAGCCATGGACTGTATACGTGCCAGATTGGAAAGTTTCACAACTGGACAAATGGGGCTTTCCTCGGCCAAAATTCCCTGTTGAAC aGCGAGAACACGTGCAAAGGACCGAATCTCCGTCACAGCCATTACAGTCATCATTTCGACCCGTTCATGACAG TCCCAGGAATCAGCAAGCAACGCAGCGAATTCTTACAGCTCTGTCTTCAGCCTGATCAAGACATTTTATCTGGGGAAAAAGGGACTGAACGTATTAATAAAAAGGACACTTTGAAAAATAACTTTCCTCATAGCATTCAGTCGATTACAGAACAACTGACGTAA
- the irx1a gene encoding iroquois-class homeodomain protein IRX-1a isoform X1, protein MSFPQLGYPQYLNSTQAVYGGDRPGVLTASARGASSEIAANPSATAAAVTSVLGMYANPYAAHNYSAFLPYTSADLALFSQMGSQYDLKDSPGVHPASFAAHTSPAFYPYGQFQYGDPARPKNATRESTSTLKAWLNEHRKNPYPTKGEKIMLAIITKMTLTQVSTWFANARRRLKKENKVTWGARSKEDEDGNIFGSDNEGDAEKNEDEEEIDLESIDIDKIDDNDGDQSNEDDEEKSESRDRGELDDMEKGRTLAIQAHDTFDKSKNIISIGKEPSDSNNNTRVLSPSGHGSFQLPVNNKPKIWSLAETATSPDSSQKPTSPSAPVSHTSPQIQHPAFLPSHGLYTCQIGKFHNWTNGAFLGQNSLLNVRSFLGVNQHHHNHHLHALQQPASVVVSSVSALGNEKPSEELSPKHIEREHVQRTESPSQPLQSSFRPVHDSPRNQQATQRILTALSSA, encoded by the exons ATGTCATTTCCCCAGTTGGGCTACCCTCAGTATTTAAACTCCACCCAGGCGGTGTACGGAGGAGATCGGCCGGGGGTACTGACTGCCTCTGCCCGGGGAGCAAGCTCTGAAATCGCTGCAAATCCGTCCGCCACAGCTGCCGCGGTCACATCGGTGTTGGGCATGTATGCAAACCCATACGCGGCGCACAACTACAGCGCCTTTCTACCTTACACCAGCGCGGACTTGGCTCTGTTCTCTCAGATG GGTTCCCAATATGACCTTAAAGACAGCCCAGGTGTTCATCCAGCTAGTTTTGCTGCCCATACGTCTCCTGCTTTCTACCCGTACGGGCAGTTCCAATACGGAGACCCTGCCAGACCTAAAAATGCCACAAGGGAGAGCACCAGTACGCTGAAGGCCTGGCTTAACGAACATAGGAAGAACCCATATCCCACAAAAGGAGAGAAGATAATGTTGGCCATCATAACAAAGATGACACTCACACAGGTCTCTACTTGGTTCGCAAATGCCAGGAGGAGACTCAAGAAGGAGAACAAAGTGACGTGGGGTGCTAGGAGTAAGGAAGACGAAGATGGCAATATATTTGGAAGTGATAATGAGGGTGATGCAGAGAAAAATGAAGACGAAGAAGAAATTGACTTGGAGAGCATAGACATTGACAAGATTGATGACAACGATGGAGACCAAAGCAACGAGGATGACGAGGAGAAATCAGAGAGCAGGGATCGGGGAGAGTTGGACGATATGGAAAAAGGACGCACGCTGGCTATTCAAGCACACGACACTTTtgacaaatcaaaaaacattatttctatTGGTAAAGAGCCATCAGatagcaacaacaacacaagAGTACTTTCTCCTAGTGGACACGGTAGTTTTCAACTGCCAGTAAACAATAAACCCAAAATATGGTCCTTAGCAGAGACTGCAACAAGTCCAGATAGTTCTCAAAAACCTACGTCGCCCTCTGCTCCTGTTAGTCACACTTCGCCCCAGATCCAGCACCCGGCCTTTCTTCCAAGCCATGGACTGTATACGTGCCAGATTGGAAAGTTTCACAACTGGACAAATGGGGCTTTCCTCGGCCAAAATTCCCTGTTGAACGTGAGGTCTTTTCTTGGAGTAAATCAGCACCACCATAATCACCACCTACATGCACTTCAGCAGCCCGCCTCGGTGGTTGTGTCGTCGGTATCAGCACTCGGCAAtgagaaaccctcagaggagctAAGTCCAAAACATATAG aGCGAGAACACGTGCAAAGGACCGAATCTCCGTCACAGCCATTACAGTCATCATTTCGACCCGTTCATGACAG TCCCAGGAATCAGCAAGCAACGCAGCGAATTCTTACAGCTCTGTCTTCAGCCTGA